From a single Bacteroidales bacterium genomic region:
- a CDS encoding T9SS type B sorting domain-containing protein yields MKNVFRFVFSAIVILLSSPAFCQVDFTASQVRGCDSLSVRFTLFTSLTSPKVRWNFGNGKASQEINPAPVLYEKPGAYTVTVTVNDTIIRRKNKYIQVRPSPIANFQYTDSSTQGSYVYSFHSLQQPVDTALYFYQWKFSDHNSSDTTSDVVHVFDSTGIYRVFLKVTDDFGCTDSSMRLINVSESLYVPNVFTPNEDGLNDLLEIPVGGEVLYRFVIFTRYGLLIYKTESKFPSWDGRNAAGVKMPEGIYYYIIESLDPQNTHRQTGFVYLLR; encoded by the coding sequence TTGAAAAACGTATTTCGTTTTGTATTCAGTGCCATAGTTATCCTGCTTTCATCGCCGGCTTTCTGTCAGGTTGATTTTACAGCCTCACAGGTAAGGGGCTGTGATTCATTATCTGTCCGTTTTACACTTTTTACCTCGTTAACTTCTCCGAAAGTCCGGTGGAATTTCGGGAATGGGAAAGCCAGCCAGGAAATTAACCCTGCTCCTGTGCTGTATGAGAAACCAGGTGCCTATACAGTCACAGTTACGGTAAATGACACCATCATCAGAAGAAAAAACAAGTATATTCAGGTCAGGCCTTCTCCAATTGCCAACTTCCAGTATACTGACTCATCCACTCAGGGCAGCTATGTTTATTCGTTTCATTCACTGCAACAGCCTGTCGATACAGCATTGTATTTCTATCAGTGGAAATTTTCAGACCATAATAGTAGCGATACAACTTCCGATGTAGTTCATGTTTTTGATTCAACGGGAATTTACAGGGTTTTTTTAAAGGTAACCGACGATTTTGGTTGTACTGACAGCTCCATGCGCCTGATCAACGTGAGTGAAAGCCTGTATGTGCCCAACGTGTTTACCCCGAATGAAGACGGATTGAATGACCTGCTCGAAATTCCTGTCGGCGGAGAGGTTCTTTACCGTTTTGTCATTTTTACCCGTTATGGCCTGCTCATTTACAAAACCGAATCAAAATTTCCTTCATGGGACGGACGGAATGCTGCCGGAGTTAAAATGCCGGAGGGCATTTATTATTACATTATTGAATCGCTCGACCCGCAAAATACTCATCGTCAGACCGGTTTTGTTTACCTTCTGCGCTGA